ACAACTATTTGATGACCGCCGTCCACGTCGCGCATGACTGTAAATTGGGCGATCGCATCGTGATCGCGAATAACGGAATGCTCGGTGGCCACGTTCATGTGTTCAACGACGTGACCATCGCAGGCGGCGTTGGTGTCAATCACTTTGCGTCGATCGGACAAATGAGTTTCGTCAGCGCAATGAGCCGTATTTTGCACGACGTTCCTCCGTTCATGATCGTCGACGGGCAACCCGCCAAGCCTCGGGCCGTCAACAGCGTTGGCCTGAAACGTCACGACTATCCGACTGAGGATGTTGAAATCCTGAGTCGTATCTATCGGCTGATGTATCGGTCACGAGTCGGTGTCGAAGCGACGCGAAAAGAGATTCTTGATTTAGGTCCGATCCGTCCCGTCGTCAAACAGTTCTTTGACTTCATCGATTACGCCGCTACCGGCAAACACGGTCGCGGACGTCAACAACGAAAGAAAGCAGCGTGAGCAAGCTACGCATCGCCGTCATCGGCGCCGGTCATCTTGGACGCATCCACTCGAAACTGATCAGCCAGGTCGACGGTACGTCGCTGGTGGGAATCAGCGATCCGTTCGAAGCGGCGCGAGAAAATGCGGCGAAGCTGTTCTCGGTTCCGACCTATGCGGACTATCGCGAAGTGATTCCGCACATCGATGCGGCCATCATCGCGGCTCCCACCGATGCGCACGCCGAAATCGCCGGCGACTTGATCTTGGCCGGGAAACACGTCTTTGTCGAAAAACCGCTGACCATTCATTCCGCCGATGCCGATCGCTTGACGGCGCTTGCGGCGAAGAAACGCGTGACGATCCAAGTCGGACACGTCGAACGATTCAATCCTGCTTTCACGGCCCTGGGCGACTTGGCCGTCGATGTGAAATACGTCGAAGCCGTCCGCGCGTCCAGCTTTCCTGGTCGATGCTTAGATGTGGGCGTGGTGATGGATCTGATGATCCATGACTTGGATCTGGTGCTGTCGATGACAGACGCGCCGCTGGTTTCGGCTCGCGCGTCGGGGATGGCTGTGATCAGCGATCATGACGATATGGTCGAAACCCGTTTGGAATTCGAATGTGGCTTGGTTGCGAATCTGAAAGCTTCTCGGATCAGCCCGACGCCGGCTCGGACCATGCAGATTTTCGGCGCCAACGGTTTCGCCGATATCGACTTCGGTACACCATCGCTGTCGGTGGTTCGCCCGTGTGATTCAGTGGTCAACCGATCGTTCGACCTGTCGTTGGAAACAGACAACCCGCTCGGATATGGAGCGACCTTGTTTAGTGGCAAGCTAAAGTGCGAGACCGTCGATTTACAAGCCAGGAACGCAATCCTTGATGAACTGCATGACTTTGTCATCAGCATCCAATCCGGGATCGCTCCCGCGGTCGATGGAGTCGCCGGCGCCCGCGCGGTCGCCGTAGCAAACCGAATTCTGGAAGCCATCGGCGAACGACGCTGGTATGCCGATTCGTCGCGCACAGAAACAGGCCCCGGTGCGATCCCGCGAGAGCGAATCGAAACGTCCAGCCGTCGTCTTCGACGTGCAGCTTAACCAACTCGGTTCACGACTAGCATTAGCGCTGTCCTGGACCATGCCTCGATCAATTAGTTCGCAAGATCGCGGGTGTCCTTGCGGGAACGTACGACTGAAGCGATAAGACTTCACGGCGACCGAATTGTCGGCGCCGTGAATCTTTCGGCCGAACGCTCCCTGACGATGTCGAGGAAGCTTCTATCAGCTCTATCCTTCGTACGAAACCGTATCGGAGGATTTCACCGCTTGGCGAACTTCTCGCGTTTCAATTTCTTTGTTCAGTCTTGCGATCGCCTCGGCAATCGGCATCGAACCGAGATCGCCGTCGATGCGGTCTCGCAGCGCAACGTGGCCCGCTTCGGCTTCCTTCGGTCCCACCACAGCCATGTAGTTGACCAAGTCCAGTTGCGCGTTACGAATCTTCGCCTGCACCTTACCGCCCGTGTTATCAACCGTCGCCTTCAAGCCAGCGTCGGTTAGCTGTTCGGCGACGGCAACGGCGTATTCGATCGACTTGTCGCTAAGTGGCAACACGCGAACCTGCTCCGGCGACAACCACATCGGGAACGCACCGGCGAAGTGTTCGATCAATACGCCGACGAAACGTTCCAATGAACCAAACGGAGCGCGGTGGATCATGACGGGTCGGTGGGTCGTGTTGTCCGATCCGTTGTATTCCAGCTTGAACCGCTCGGGCAGGTTGTAGTCGAGCTGGACGGTTCCTAATTGCCACGATCGGCCGATGCAGTCACGGATCATAAAGTCGGCTTTGGGGCCGTAAAACGCGGCTTCGCCGGGCTCTTCGTTGAAGTCGAGTCCCGAATGCTGCAACACGCCTCGCAGCGCGCCTTCGGCTTGATCCCACTGGGCCTCGGTGCCGACGTACTTGGTGCTGTCGGGATCGCGCAGCGACAGTTGCACGCGGTAATCGTTCAAGCCGACCGATTGCAACACGAACTTGGTCAGTTCGATTGTCGCACGGAATTCTTCTTCGACCTGATCGGCAGTACAGAAAATGTGCGCGTCGTCCTGAGTCAATCCGCGAACTCGCAGCAGGCCGTTCAATTCGCCGGTTTGCTCGTGACGATACACGGTACCGAACTCGAACAATCGCAGCGGCAATTGGCGATACGAACGCGGCTGTGCCTTGAACATGTAGCAGTGGTGCGGACAGTTCATCGGCTTGAGGAGGTACCGCTCATTTTCGACTTGCCAGTCGTGCAGCACTTCGCGTTTCGCATCATCTGACGACGACGGTTTGTAACTCTTCAGTTGTACGCCAAACACTTCGGCTGCAGCGATCAACTTGTCTTCGTCGTCTTTCGACAGCGTGCCGGCCTGCAATCGTTGGCCCCATGCGTCCAACATTCCGCCCACTTCGCTGCCGTATAGCGGTGCGAATTGGCTGTCGCGATAGTAAGGAAAGTGACCGCTGGTTTCGTACATTTCGACGCGGCCGATGTGCGGGCTATAGACCGGATCGTAACCGCGCGACAGCAATTCCTTTCGCAAGAAGTCTTCCAGCGCCACCCGAACCCGCGCGCCCTTGGGCAACCACAAACACAATCCTTGGCCGACTTCGGGGTTGATCGAAAACAGTCCGTGTTGCTTACCCAGCACGCGGTGGTCTCGACGTTTCGCTTCTTCAATTTGTTCCAAGTACGCCGCCAGTTCTTTTTTGTCAAAGAACGCAGTTCCGTACAACCGTTGCAGCGGCCGACCGCTGACGTCGCCTTTCCAGTGCGAACCGGCAACGCTCATCAGCTTGATCGCTTTGATCTTGCCCGCGTCGGGAATGTGGGGGCCCCGGCACAGGTCGACGAACTCGCCTTGGCGATAGAAGCTGACGCTGGCTTGATCAGAAAGACCCGTGTCGATGTGTTCGACCTTCAAGTCTTGCTTCAGGTCATCCAGTAACTTCCTCGCTTCGTCGCGCGAAAGTGCAAACCGCTCAAACGGTTCTTTGTCCTTGATGATCTTTTTGATCTCGGCTTCGATCTTCGCGAAATCGTCTTCGCTTAGCTTTTGCGGGATATCAAAGTCGTAGTAGAAGCCGCCGTCCGTGGTCGGACCGAACGCCAACGAGACTCCTTTGTACAAACGCATCACCGCGCGTGCCATCACGTGGGCGGCCGAGTGGCGCAGCACGTCCAAGGCTTCGCGGTCGCGGCTAGTCAAAAGCCGAATCGCCAGCGGCGCGGTGCCTTCGGCCAGTTCGCCAAGCGGGCGGTCAGCGTCAACGATTTTGCCGTCAATTTCGGCCGCAATGACGGCGCGGGCCAGGCCTTCGCTGATCCCCATCGCAATGTCCATCGAAGTGGCGTGGGCGGGGTGTTGGGCGAGGGTTCCGTCGGGCAATTGGATCTGGACGTTCTCGGGCGAAGCGGTGCTCATCGTGACTCGGGGGGCAAATGGGAAAATGTGGTCCTGGCATACCAAAGGCCAGAATCCATCGGTCCGTAAGAATGATGGTGCGAAGGTGGAAGCGTCAATGCCGAGTTTTTCAGCACTAACCCGGCAACCCCACGTCGACCCGCGACGCCGTTCGCGGGTTGTCAGCTGCAAAGCAGCTGACCGGAAACCCCACGACAGCGTCGCAGGACCACGAGGGTTGCCCGCACAACGTCCACGCTTGACAAAACCGCGAATTCAAACGATCGTTTAAAACAGTTGTTTGAAAGTTCCGCATTCGGGAAGCTGTCTTTGTTAGATTCCGCCCCTTCCACCGAAGCGGATACCCGTACGCGACTGCTGGACGCGTCCGGGCCCGTCTTTGCCGCGCGAGGATACGACCGGGCGACCGTTCGCGAGATTTGCACGGCGGCCGGAGTGAATATTGCGGCGGTGGGGTACCATTTTGGGGACAAACTGGGTCTCTACCGCGAATTGATCCGTCAAGTCCGCGAAGCTCGCCAGCGCCAGTTCCCAACGCCTAATCATGATGCAGGCGATCCGGCGCAAACGTTGTCAAGAATCGTCCACACGCTGATGTCGCGAATCTTGGCTGCCGACCCGTCCGGATGGGAATCGCAGCTGATGATTCGCGAAATGCAAAGTCCTACGGCTGTGTTCCCCGACATCGTGCTGGAGTATTTCAAACCGTTGCACGACCGATTGATTGAAACCATTTCGGCACTGATCCAAGACCCCACGGTGCCCGATCACGTGATCCAGAACCTGGCCCTTTCGGTGGTGGGGCAATGTGCCCACTACAAACTGGGAGCCGAAGTGATTGAAATTTTGATTCCCGCTAATGTTCGCAAAACGCATTTCAACGTCGATTCACTCAGCCGACACATCACGGCCGTCACCCTGGCCGCGATCCGCAGCGAAGAAGTCATCCGTCCTCAGATCGAACCATGAACCATCCGCAAATCACTCCGGCAAACGATTCGCCGGCAACTCATCCACCGGAAACCCCGTCGCCGGAAACTGCGCCACCGAAGAAATCCTCGCTGGCCAACGGCTTCCTTTTCAATTTCGTCATTCCCATCGCCCTTTTGGTCGGTGCAGGATTGTTGGTCGTCATGCTGGGCACCGTTGAACCGGCCAACCGACCGGCGATGGATACGACTCGTGACGGTCGTTTGAAAGCGTTGGCGCCGGTGCGCGTCGAACGACTGCAATCGCTTCAGCAAACCGGTCAACCTCTGCGTCTGCAGGTCGACGGGACGGTCGTTCCCTACCGTGAAGCGAACGTGGCCGCCGAAGTTGCCGGCCGAATCGTTTACAAAGCCGACGAGTGCGAAGCGGGAACTTACGTCAAAGCCGGCCAACTGTTGATGAAGATCGACGCGACGGATTACGAATTAGACGTCGACCGGCTGACCCGTCGCAAGGAACAAGATTACCAAGCGATTCGTGAAGCCGATCAAGAGATGACCAATGCGAAACGTTCGATCGATGTTGCCAAGCAAGATGTGGCGTTGCAACAAAAAGAAGTCGATCGACAAAAAGCAATGCCGGCGGGATATGCGTCTCGCGCGGAAATCGACCAAGCCAATCGAGGATTGTTGGCGGCAAAGCAACAATTGGTCAACTACGAAAACCAACTCGACCTGCTGGCCCAGAAACGCATTCGCTTGGAGGCATCCCAGCGCCTGGCCGACACCGAACTTCGCGGCGCGCAAACCAATCTTGCTCGCACCGAAATCCGAGCGCCCATCGAAGGCGTGATCGTTTCCGAGGAAGCCGACTTGAATACGTTCGTCGCACGGGGGGCCACTTTGGTCGTGATCGACGACACGTCCAAAGTCGATGTATCCAGCAGCTTGCGGATGGACCAACTGTACTGGGTATTGAATCAACGCCGTGAATCGGTCGATACGGCGTCGCGAAATTATGATTTGCCGGAAACGTCGGCGATCATCGAGTACGAAATGTCGGGCCGCGACAACATCATTTACCGATGGAACGGCAAACTGTTGTCCTACAACGGGATCGGTTTGGATCCGGTGACGCGGACGGTTCCGGTTCGTGTCGTGGTCGATAACCCACAACAATTGGTCGATGAAAATGGCGATCCGGTCAGTCGCACTGGGGCACCGGCATTGGTGCGTGGGATGTACGTTCGGGTCAAGTTGCTAATCGAACCGAGTTCCTCATTGGTGGTGATCCCCGCCAAAGCGTTGCAGCCGGGTAACCGGGTCTTTCAATTCTTGCCCGACCCGTCCGTGTTGGAGACACCCGATACCGTATCACCCGCTTCGGCCGATCAAGAAGAACAGGTCATTGCACCGGCCCCAAAATCGGACGCTGACGAAACTTCGGCGATGGTGCTTGACGCGTTCGACCCATCGAAGTGGGAAGCCGGAAAGGTGGTGGTGCGTACCAGCGTGGTTCCCATCGATTCGTTGATGATCGAATCATCCTCAGCCGACGGGGACGAAACGATTGCCGAACGGACGTCGGCATTCGAAGGCGCCAATCGATTATGGGTTTGCGAAGTCCAGGATCCGTCGCTGGCCGGCGGCGCTTTTGTCGTCGTTTCACCGTTGGGCGGAATCGACGATGGTTCGATGCCGGTCCGGGCGGATCGCAGTGGCTTGACGGGTGACGACGATGCCATGATGAACCAACCGAAAAACCAACCGACTGTTGCGGCCCATTCGGCCGGTGGCGAGGGGGCATGATGAAGAGAGTCATTGCATGGGCGATCACGAACGCCCCGGGTATGAACGTGTTGATGTTGGCGCTGATGATGGTCGGCGGCGTCTGCCTTTGGAAAATGCGGCGCGAGGTCTTTCCGGCGTTCGAGCTAGAAATCGTCATGGTGACGGTGCCCTATCCTGGCGCGACACCCCAGGACGCCGAAGAAGCGATCTGCCAGAAAATCGAAGAAGCGATTCGATCGATCGACGGAATCAAAAAGGTCACGTCGATCGCTCGAGAAGGAAGCGGGTTTGTGTTGGCCGAACTTCGCGCCGACGTCAAAGACGTGCAGAAGGTGATGGCCGAAATCGATCGGGAAGTCGATCGTATTCCCAGCTTTCCTGCGCTCGCCGAAGACCCATTGATTCAACAGATCACCTTTCGCGAAGCCGCGATCCGGGTTGGGATCGTCGGACCGGATGATCGTTCGCGTGAAGGCGAACGAAAACTCCGCGAAGTTGCCGAACGCGTTCGTGACGAGATATTGACGTTGCCGTCGGTGTCGTCGGCTTCGGTCATGGGGGCGCGGCCCTACCAAATTGACGTCGAAATCCCCGAAGCGACGCTGCGAAGTTACGGGCTCTCGCTGGAACGAGTCGCTGCGATTCTGCGCGCCCGGAATGTTGAACTTCCCGGCGGCAATCTGAAATCCGAAGGCCAAGAAATTCTGTTGCGGGCCAAAAACAAAGGCCGCATCGGCGAAGAAATTGGGCGTCTGCCCGTCGTGACCCAAGCCGGCGGCGTCGTGCTGACCGTGAACGATCTGGGCACCGTCAGCGACGATTTCCAAGACATCACCTCGGTCGGCGAAATCAACGGCGAACCTGCGATGGTGGTCAATGTCGAACGGACAAAGCAAGAGGACCTATTGAAAATGGTCGACGCCGTTCGCGCCTACGTGGCGACCGCCGGCTCGACGTTACCCGAAGGATATCGGTTCGAAGTTTGGGGCGACAGCAGTTCAGAAGTCCGCGGTCGATTGGATCTGTTGCTGCGAAACGGTGCACAGGGTTTGCTGCTGGTTTTCTTGGTGCTGACGTTGTTCTTGGAAATGCGGTTGGCGTTCTGGGTCGCGTTGGGGATTCCGATATCGATTCTCGGTGCCGGTGTCGTGTTGGCCTACGGCGATCAAACGCTGAACATGTTGTCGTTGTTTTCGTTCTTGGTCGCACTGGGGATCGTCGTCGATGACGCGATCGTGATTGGCGAGAACATTTACGCGCACATGCAGATGGGCAAGCCGTTGAAGGAGGCCGCAATCGATGGCACGATCGAAGTGATGGGAAGTGTCGCGGCATCGGTCACAACGACCGTGATCGCATTCTCGCCGATGTTTTTCGTATCGGGCGTGATGGGCAAATTCATGGCCGTGATCCCGTTCGCCGTGATCGCGATGTTGGTGATATCGCTTTGGGAAAGTGTTTTCGTTCTGCCGACTCACCTGGCCCACAAACACACGGGTTTCTTTCGATTGCTGTCCATCCTGACGTACCCGCTTCGTCCGTTGGGCATCGTCTTGAACTGGTTGTCGCTACGAGCGGGTTGGGGGATGGATTGGGCCGCGACTCGGGTTTACTTACCGACGCTCAAATTTTCGCTTCGTCATCCGTTGATTCCGGTCGCAGTTGCGATTTCGATGTTCATCTTTACCTTCGGATTGATCCGCGGAGGCGTGGTGCCGTCGATCTTGTTCCCCAAGACGGACAACAACAATCTGCAGGCGACGATCTCTTTCCCCGATGGCACGCCAGCCTCGGAAACCGACAAAGCAACAAGGCTGATGGAGGAATCGTTACGGCGAGTCAGCCAGCGAGTCGGGAAAGCGAGGGCCGATCGGCTGGGAGTCGAACCGTCTGAGATCTACAAATCCGACGAGAGCATCGGCACCGGCCCGGTTCGATTGACATACCGCGATGTCGGCACGATCACCAACACTCAAAACGCGGCCGGCGGTGGCGGCAGCGGTTCGCACGTCGGTCAAATCTTTGCCGAATTGTTTGACACCGAGATTCGCGAAGAGCACAGCGATGACCTGATCGCGATGTGGCGTGCCGAAGCCGGTGAGTTCCCCGGATCGGAACGGATCACGTTCGGCACGGTTGGCGTCGGTCCCGGTGGCAAAGCAATCGAGTTCAAGCTGCTGGCGCCCGGAAAGAGCGTTGATCAGCTATTGGCCGCTACCGAAGCGATCAAGAAACGATTGAGCGACTTTGCCGGCGTCTATGACATCGCCGATGACAATACGCCGGGCAAATGGGAATTCCAGTTCCGCGTCAAAGATCGGGCTCTAGCGACCGGCGTGACGCCGACGGACTTGGGCGAGACAGTGCGGAATGTTTACTTTGGCGCCGAAGTCATGCGACTGCAGCGCGGTCGTCACGAAGTCAAGTTGATGGTTCGCTATCCGGAAGACGAACGTCGTAGCTTGGTCGATTTTCGCGAGATACGAATTCAGACGCCCGATGGCAGCCAGCGCCCGATCACGGAACTGGCCGAAGTGAACTTGAACCGCGGTTTCTCGGAAATCAATCGCGTCGACCAAATGCGAAGTGTCACCATTTCCGCGGACTTGGATGAAACCAAGGCAAACGCCAATCTGATCATCGGCGAATTGCAGCAATCCTTTGTGCCGCAACTGCGTGCCCAATACCCCGACATCGCGATTCGTTGGGAAGGCC
The sequence above is a segment of the Rubripirellula tenax genome. Coding sequences within it:
- the lpxA gene encoding acyl-ACP--UDP-N-acetylglucosamine O-acyltransferase, translated to MSNTIAQTAVVDPRAKLGRNIRIGHFCVIGPHVTIGDDCIIDSHCVFSGHTTVGEENHFFSGCVIGTDPQDTSYRDTPTSVEIGDCNTFREHCTVNRATDKEDGITRIGNNNYLMTAVHVAHDCKLGDRIVIANNGMLGGHVHVFNDVTIAGGVGVNHFASIGQMSFVSAMSRILHDVPPFMIVDGQPAKPRAVNSVGLKRHDYPTEDVEILSRIYRLMYRSRVGVEATRKEILDLGPIRPVVKQFFDFIDYAATGKHGRGRQQRKKAA
- a CDS encoding Gfo/Idh/MocA family oxidoreductase; amino-acid sequence: MSKLRIAVIGAGHLGRIHSKLISQVDGTSLVGISDPFEAARENAAKLFSVPTYADYREVIPHIDAAIIAAPTDAHAEIAGDLILAGKHVFVEKPLTIHSADADRLTALAAKKRVTIQVGHVERFNPAFTALGDLAVDVKYVEAVRASSFPGRCLDVGVVMDLMIHDLDLVLSMTDAPLVSARASGMAVISDHDDMVETRLEFECGLVANLKASRISPTPARTMQIFGANGFADIDFGTPSLSVVRPCDSVVNRSFDLSLETDNPLGYGATLFSGKLKCETVDLQARNAILDELHDFVISIQSGIAPAVDGVAGARAVAVANRILEAIGERRWYADSSRTETGPGAIPRERIETSSRRLRRAA
- the thrS gene encoding threonine--tRNA ligase codes for the protein MSTASPENVQIQLPDGTLAQHPAHATSMDIAMGISEGLARAVIAAEIDGKIVDADRPLGELAEGTAPLAIRLLTSRDREALDVLRHSAAHVMARAVMRLYKGVSLAFGPTTDGGFYYDFDIPQKLSEDDFAKIEAEIKKIIKDKEPFERFALSRDEARKLLDDLKQDLKVEHIDTGLSDQASVSFYRQGEFVDLCRGPHIPDAGKIKAIKLMSVAGSHWKGDVSGRPLQRLYGTAFFDKKELAAYLEQIEEAKRRDHRVLGKQHGLFSINPEVGQGLCLWLPKGARVRVALEDFLRKELLSRGYDPVYSPHIGRVEMYETSGHFPYYRDSQFAPLYGSEVGGMLDAWGQRLQAGTLSKDDEDKLIAAAEVFGVQLKSYKPSSSDDAKREVLHDWQVENERYLLKPMNCPHHCYMFKAQPRSYRQLPLRLFEFGTVYRHEQTGELNGLLRVRGLTQDDAHIFCTADQVEEEFRATIELTKFVLQSVGLNDYRVQLSLRDPDSTKYVGTEAQWDQAEGALRGVLQHSGLDFNEEPGEAAFYGPKADFMIRDCIGRSWQLGTVQLDYNLPERFKLEYNGSDNTTHRPVMIHRAPFGSLERFVGVLIEHFAGAFPMWLSPEQVRVLPLSDKSIEYAVAVAEQLTDAGLKATVDNTGGKVQAKIRNAQLDLVNYMAVVGPKEAEAGHVALRDRIDGDLGSMPIAEAIARLNKEIETREVRQAVKSSDTVSYEG
- a CDS encoding CerR family C-terminal domain-containing protein codes for the protein MLDSAPSTEADTRTRLLDASGPVFAARGYDRATVREICTAAGVNIAAVGYHFGDKLGLYRELIRQVREARQRQFPTPNHDAGDPAQTLSRIVHTLMSRILAADPSGWESQLMIREMQSPTAVFPDIVLEYFKPLHDRLIETISALIQDPTVPDHVIQNLALSVVGQCAHYKLGAEVIEILIPANVRKTHFNVDSLSRHITAVTLAAIRSEEVIRPQIEP
- a CDS encoding HlyD family secretion protein, which codes for MNHPQITPANDSPATHPPETPSPETAPPKKSSLANGFLFNFVIPIALLVGAGLLVVMLGTVEPANRPAMDTTRDGRLKALAPVRVERLQSLQQTGQPLRLQVDGTVVPYREANVAAEVAGRIVYKADECEAGTYVKAGQLLMKIDATDYELDVDRLTRRKEQDYQAIREADQEMTNAKRSIDVAKQDVALQQKEVDRQKAMPAGYASRAEIDQANRGLLAAKQQLVNYENQLDLLAQKRIRLEASQRLADTELRGAQTNLARTEIRAPIEGVIVSEEADLNTFVARGATLVVIDDTSKVDVSSSLRMDQLYWVLNQRRESVDTASRNYDLPETSAIIEYEMSGRDNIIYRWNGKLLSYNGIGLDPVTRTVPVRVVVDNPQQLVDENGDPVSRTGAPALVRGMYVRVKLLIEPSSSLVVIPAKALQPGNRVFQFLPDPSVLETPDTVSPASADQEEQVIAPAPKSDADETSAMVLDAFDPSKWEAGKVVVRTSVVPIDSLMIESSSADGDETIAERTSAFEGANRLWVCEVQDPSLAGGAFVVVSPLGGIDDGSMPVRADRSGLTGDDDAMMNQPKNQPTVAAHSAGGEGA
- a CDS encoding efflux RND transporter permease subunit gives rise to the protein MKRVIAWAITNAPGMNVLMLALMMVGGVCLWKMRREVFPAFELEIVMVTVPYPGATPQDAEEAICQKIEEAIRSIDGIKKVTSIAREGSGFVLAELRADVKDVQKVMAEIDREVDRIPSFPALAEDPLIQQITFREAAIRVGIVGPDDRSREGERKLREVAERVRDEILTLPSVSSASVMGARPYQIDVEIPEATLRSYGLSLERVAAILRARNVELPGGNLKSEGQEILLRAKNKGRIGEEIGRLPVVTQAGGVVLTVNDLGTVSDDFQDITSVGEINGEPAMVVNVERTKQEDLLKMVDAVRAYVATAGSTLPEGYRFEVWGDSSSEVRGRLDLLLRNGAQGLLLVFLVLTLFLEMRLAFWVALGIPISILGAGVVLAYGDQTLNMLSLFSFLVALGIVVDDAIVIGENIYAHMQMGKPLKEAAIDGTIEVMGSVAASVTTTVIAFSPMFFVSGVMGKFMAVIPFAVIAMLVISLWESVFVLPTHLAHKHTGFFRLLSILTYPLRPLGIVLNWLSLRAGWGMDWAATRVYLPTLKFSLRHPLIPVAVAISMFIFTFGLIRGGVVPSILFPKTDNNNLQATISFPDGTPASETDKATRLMEESLRRVSQRVGKARADRLGVEPSEIYKSDESIGTGPVRLTYRDVGTITNTQNAAGGGGSGSHVGQIFAELFDTEIREEHSDDLIAMWRAEAGEFPGSERITFGTVGVGPGGKAIEFKLLAPGKSVDQLLAATEAIKKRLSDFAGVYDIADDNTPGKWEFQFRVKDRALATGVTPTDLGETVRNVYFGAEVMRLQRGRHEVKLMVRYPEDERRSLVDFREIRIQTPDGSQRPITELAEVNLNRGFSEINRVDQMRSVTISADLDETKANANLIIGELQQSFVPQLRAQYPDIAIRWEGQREQSNESVSSLMVGFGIAIVSMFVLLVLQFRSYIQPLLILAIVPFGMIGAVWGHALLGLPLTLFSMFGLVALAGVVVNDSIVLIDFINARVRDGVPIREALLEAGQRRFRPIMLTSMTTIAGLAPLLTEKSFQAQLLIPMAASLAFGLLLATALVLILVPVFYLMYLNTIEFLGFSLVETDE